The proteins below are encoded in one region of Sedimentibacter sp. zth1:
- a CDS encoding M42 family metallopeptidase, translating into MFNKEFTTSILERIISIPSPTGYCKNVINEIESIANELGYKFEKNQKGNGIITIEGEDNSYCVGIPVHVDTLGAMVRSINSNGTLKITSLGGNMFSTLDGEYCKIHTRAGKVYTGTILSTSPAVHVFPDAKTKERNEDNMMVRLDEVVYTKEDVQKLEIGTGDFISISPKFEITESGFVKSRYLDDKAGTSCALSLLEMFSRRNTKPRHMVKILVSTYEELGHGCSSLPSNINELVGIDMGCVGLDLACTEQQVSICVKDSSGPYDFDMTTKLINLSKENGISYAADVYPMYGSDVSAALRGGNDIKGALIGPGVHASHGMERTHLDGIKNTIELIYLYLTA; encoded by the coding sequence ATGTTTAATAAAGAATTTACTACATCAATTTTGGAAAGAATTATAAGTATACCAAGTCCTACCGGGTATTGTAAAAATGTTATTAATGAAATTGAATCTATTGCCAATGAGTTGGGATATAAATTTGAAAAAAATCAAAAAGGCAATGGTATTATAACAATAGAAGGCGAAGATAATAGTTATTGTGTTGGAATACCAGTTCATGTTGATACATTAGGAGCAATGGTAAGGTCTATAAATTCAAATGGTACTTTAAAAATCACTTCATTGGGTGGAAATATGTTTTCTACTTTAGATGGAGAGTATTGTAAAATTCACACAAGAGCAGGAAAAGTATATACAGGTACAATACTTTCTACATCACCTGCAGTTCACGTTTTTCCTGATGCCAAAACCAAGGAAAGAAATGAAGATAACATGATGGTGAGATTAGACGAAGTAGTTTATACAAAAGAAGATGTTCAAAAACTTGAAATAGGAACAGGAGATTTCATTTCAATTTCTCCTAAATTTGAAATTACAGAAAGTGGATTTGTTAAATCAAGATACCTTGATGATAAAGCGGGAACTTCTTGTGCATTAAGCTTATTAGAAATGTTTTCAAGAAGGAATACAAAACCACGTCATATGGTCAAAATATTAGTTTCTACATACGAAGAATTAGGACATGGTTGCTCAAGTTTACCTTCTAATATAAACGAGCTAGTGGGTATTGATATGGGATGTGTTGGCCTAGATTTAGCATGTACAGAACAACAAGTTTCAATTTGTGTAAAAGATAGCTCAGGACCATATGATTTTGATATGACAACAAAGCTTATTAACTTATCAAAGGAAAATGGGATTAGTTATGCAGCTGATGTTTATCCAATGTATGGTTCAGATGTCTCAGCAGCATTAAGAGGTGGAAATGATATTAAAGGTGCACTTATAGGACCTGGCGTACATGCTTCTCATGGTATGGAAAGAACGCATTTAGATGGAATTAAAAATACAATTGAATTAATATATTTATATTTAACTGCATAG
- a CDS encoding S9 family peptidase, translating to MKNLKLKDFLNYKFISRLELSPNNDNAGFVVTLSDYDNNTYNSNIWLLNRKSKKYKKLTCLNKENSFLWLDNDTILFPSQRDEHLKAKTEAGEAWTVYYAIDINGGEADEYMRIPLNVSELQKVDNNNFILTAEFDNNLIDLHNLKGEEREKAAAKIKDDKDYEVLDEIPFWSNGQGFTNKKRNRLYLFNKETNKLTPISDELSEIYTFKYKNGKIVYTANKFEGKMDLFDSLNVYDIKQNINTVLIPQSTYSIGYVDFIEDLIVLTLSDMKTGGLNQNQDIYKFENGKLELITVHNTGFGSSVGSDCRYGGGKQVRVINDKIYFVSTLGKCSFINELSLNGDLKIITEDTGSVDCFDVFDDEILFVGMRNYKLQEIYSLTNEEKQITDFNEPIINNKTISIPEYMKFFNNDGIELEGFVIKPVDYDENKIYPAIFDIHGGPKTVYGEVFYHEMQVWANMGYFVFFCNPHGSDGRGDEFADIRGKYGTIDYDDLMKFTDLVLQAYPQIDKKRVGVTGGSYGGYMTNWIIGHTDRFKCAVSQRSIANWISKFGTTDIGYYFNADQNASTPWENHDKLWWHSPLKYADKAVTPTLFIHSQQDYRCWLAEGLQMFTALKYHGVEARLCMFKGENHELSRGGKPKHRVRRLEEMTNWFEKYLR from the coding sequence ATGAAAAATTTAAAGTTAAAGGATTTTCTAAATTACAAATTTATTTCTCGTTTAGAATTATCACCAAACAACGACAATGCAGGATTTGTAGTGACTTTGTCTGATTATGACAATAATACTTATAATTCTAATATTTGGTTACTTAATAGAAAGTCAAAAAAATATAAAAAGCTAACTTGTTTAAATAAAGAAAATAGCTTTTTATGGCTAGATAATGATACAATTTTATTTCCTTCTCAAAGAGATGAGCACCTTAAGGCTAAAACAGAAGCCGGAGAAGCTTGGACTGTTTATTATGCTATAGATATCAATGGTGGAGAAGCTGATGAGTATATGCGTATTCCATTAAATGTATCTGAATTGCAAAAAGTAGATAATAATAATTTTATACTAACAGCTGAATTTGATAATAACTTAATAGATTTACATAATCTTAAAGGTGAAGAAAGAGAAAAAGCTGCAGCTAAAATAAAAGATGATAAAGACTATGAAGTACTTGACGAAATACCATTTTGGAGCAATGGTCAAGGCTTTACCAATAAAAAAAGAAATAGACTTTACTTATTCAATAAAGAAACAAATAAATTAACTCCTATTTCAGATGAACTTTCAGAAATCTACACATTCAAATACAAAAATGGTAAAATTGTCTACACTGCAAATAAATTTGAAGGCAAAATGGATTTATTTGACAGTCTAAATGTTTATGATATAAAACAAAACATAAACACAGTTTTAATACCTCAAAGCACTTATTCTATTGGATATGTAGACTTTATTGAAGATCTTATTGTATTAACATTGTCAGACATGAAAACTGGTGGATTAAATCAAAATCAAGATATATATAAATTTGAAAATGGAAAATTAGAATTGATAACTGTTCATAACACTGGCTTTGGAAGTTCTGTCGGTTCTGATTGTAGATATGGCGGTGGAAAACAAGTTAGAGTTATAAATGATAAAATCTACTTTGTATCTACATTGGGTAAATGTTCATTTATCAATGAATTATCTCTTAATGGTGATTTAAAAATTATCACCGAAGACACTGGTTCAGTTGATTGTTTTGATGTGTTTGATGATGAAATATTGTTTGTTGGTATGAGAAATTATAAACTTCAAGAAATTTATTCATTGACTAATGAAGAAAAACAAATTACTGACTTCAACGAACCTATAATTAATAATAAAACTATTTCAATCCCAGAATACATGAAATTCTTTAATAACGATGGCATTGAGCTAGAAGGTTTTGTAATCAAACCAGTTGATTATGATGAAAATAAAATTTATCCAGCAATATTTGATATTCACGGAGGGCCTAAGACTGTTTATGGAGAAGTATTCTACCATGAAATGCAAGTTTGGGCAAACATGGGTTACTTCGTATTTTTCTGTAATCCTCATGGAAGTGATGGTAGAGGTGACGAATTTGCTGATATTAGAGGAAAATACGGTACTATTGACTATGATGATTTAATGAAATTCACAGATTTAGTATTGCAAGCATATCCTCAAATTGACAAAAAAAGAGTTGGTGTTACAGGTGGTTCATATGGGGGCTATATGACTAACTGGATTATCGGTCATACTGATAGATTTAAATGTGCTGTTTCACAAAGAAGTATAGCTAACTGGATTTCTAAATTTGGTACAACAGATATTGGATACTATTTCAACGCAGACCAAAATGCCTCAACTCCTTGGGAAAATCATGACAAACTTTGGTGGCATTCTCCTCTTAAATATGCAGATAAAGCAGTTACACCAACGTTGTTTATACACTCACAACAAGACTACAGATGTTGGTTAGCTGAAGGATTACAAATGTTCACAGCATTAAAATACCATGGTGTTGAAGCAAGACTTTGTATGTTTAAGGGAGAAAACCACGAGCTATCAAGAGGTGGAAAACCAAAGCATAGAGTTAGAAGATTAGAAGAAATGACAAATTGGTTTGAAAAATATTTGAGATAA
- the feoB gene encoding ferrous iron transport protein B, with product MNIKLALVGNPNSGKTTMFNALTGSSQYVGNWPGVTVEKKVGKLEGHKDIDIVDLPGIYSLSPYTLEEVVSRNYLIDEKPDAIINIVDSTNIERNLYLTTQLLEVGIPVVIALNMVDVLRKKGDEIDKRLLKNFFGCEVIETSALRNEGCDDIIDAAIKVAKNKNHKVKHCKFSDSIENTISKIGELIDCKVEVDNKRWYAIKLFEHDEKIIDKIGLSKTSFSKINEISKNYEMQMNDDSETIITSERYMVIDTLVKEAVKKKNKTKITVTDKIDNIITNKYAAIPIFAIIMFLVYYVSISTVGSMMTDWVNDVLFAEIISPSVSSFLISVDSAQWLNSLIVDGIIGGVGAVIGFLPQMLVLFFFLAILEDCGYMSRIAFIMDRVFRNFGLSGKSFIPMLIATGCSVPGIMASRTIESESDRKITIITTSFIPCSAKLPIIALIAGALFRGAPWVAPVAYFVGIFAVLISGVILKKTTGFVGEETPFVMELPQYHVPRAKDVFKHTWDRGKSFVKKAGTVIFLACGIIWFLSTFNWSMQMVDTKDSILASIGRVIAPIFSPLGFGNWQSTVATLTGLVAKENVVGTFGILFNFAEVAENGVEVWPILQNIFTQASAFSFLIFNLLCAPCVAAIGAIRKEMGSAKWTLAAIGYQTGFAYAVSLIVYQTSMLLKGQFSLFTGIAIVVLVFMIYMIIKPSSKSRLAKGV from the coding sequence ATGAACATAAAATTAGCATTAGTTGGAAATCCAAACAGCGGTAAAACTACCATGTTCAATGCCTTGACAGGTAGTTCTCAATATGTTGGAAACTGGCCAGGCGTTACAGTTGAAAAAAAAGTAGGAAAATTAGAAGGTCATAAAGATATAGATATAGTCGATTTACCTGGAATATATTCTTTATCTCCGTATACCTTAGAAGAGGTTGTCTCAAGGAATTATTTGATTGACGAAAAACCAGATGCAATTATAAATATAGTAGATAGTACAAATATTGAAAGAAATTTATATCTAACTACTCAATTGTTGGAAGTTGGAATTCCAGTAGTTATAGCATTGAATATGGTTGATGTTTTAAGAAAAAAAGGTGATGAAATAGATAAAAGGCTTTTGAAAAATTTCTTTGGCTGTGAGGTTATAGAAACATCTGCTTTAAGAAACGAAGGCTGTGATGATATTATAGATGCAGCAATAAAAGTAGCTAAAAATAAAAACCATAAAGTTAAGCATTGTAAATTTTCAGACAGTATTGAAAATACAATATCAAAAATTGGTGAATTAATAGATTGTAAAGTTGAAGTTGATAATAAAAGATGGTATGCAATCAAATTATTTGAACATGATGAAAAGATAATAGATAAAATTGGTTTGTCTAAAACTTCGTTTAGTAAAATAAATGAAATATCAAAAAATTATGAAATGCAAATGAATGACGATAGTGAAACTATTATTACGTCAGAGAGATATATGGTGATTGATACTTTAGTAAAAGAGGCTGTTAAGAAAAAAAATAAAACAAAAATAACAGTTACTGATAAAATAGATAATATAATTACAAATAAGTATGCAGCAATACCAATATTCGCAATTATAATGTTTCTTGTGTATTATGTTTCTATTTCAACAGTTGGCTCTATGATGACAGATTGGGTTAATGACGTTTTGTTTGCAGAAATTATATCACCTTCTGTTAGTAGCTTTTTAATTTCAGTGGATAGTGCCCAATGGCTTAATTCTTTGATAGTTGATGGTATAATTGGGGGAGTGGGAGCAGTTATAGGATTTTTACCGCAAATGCTAGTATTATTCTTTTTCTTGGCTATTTTAGAGGATTGCGGATATATGTCTCGTATAGCATTTATCATGGATAGAGTGTTTAGAAACTTCGGATTATCTGGAAAATCATTTATACCAATGTTAATTGCAACAGGTTGTAGTGTTCCAGGTATAATGGCATCTCGTACTATTGAAAGTGAAAGTGATAGAAAAATTACTATAATAACAACAAGCTTTATCCCTTGTTCTGCAAAGTTACCTATCATAGCATTGATAGCGGGAGCACTATTTAGAGGGGCACCATGGGTTGCACCAGTGGCTTATTTTGTAGGCATATTTGCTGTTTTAATTTCAGGAGTGATACTTAAAAAGACTACAGGATTCGTTGGAGAAGAAACACCATTTGTTATGGAGTTACCTCAGTATCATGTGCCTAGAGCAAAGGATGTGTTTAAGCATACTTGGGATAGAGGAAAATCATTTGTAAAAAAAGCAGGGACTGTAATATTTTTAGCATGTGGAATTATATGGTTTTTAAGTACATTTAATTGGTCAATGCAGATGGTTGATACAAAGGATTCGATTCTTGCGTCAATAGGTAGGGTGATTGCACCAATATTTAGCCCGTTAGGTTTTGGAAATTGGCAGTCAACAGTAGCTACTCTAACAGGTTTAGTAGCAAAAGAAAATGTAGTAGGAACATTTGGTATATTATTTAACTTTGCGGAGGTAGCTGAAAACGGAGTAGAGGTATGGCCAATACTTCAAAATATATTTACTCAAGCCTCAGCATTTTCATTCTTAATATTTAATCTATTGTGTGCACCATGCGTTGCAGCAATAGGTGCTATAAGGAAAGAGATGGGTAGTGCAAAGTGGACGTTAGCGGCTATAGGTTATCAAACAGGATTTGCCTATGCAGTTTCACTTATAGTATACCAAACATCAATGCTACTAAAGGGTCAGTTTTCTTTATTTACAGGCATAGCAATAGTAGTATTAGTATTTATGATATATATGATTATAAAACCATCTTCTAAATCTAGATTAGCTAAGGGGGTATAA
- a CDS encoding ferrous iron transport protein A, which produces MMTLKDIKVGETVKVKRLNGEGAIKRRIMDMGFTNGAEVFVRKFAPLGDPIQINIRGYELTLRKADAKMIIVER; this is translated from the coding sequence ATGATGACATTAAAGGATATAAAGGTAGGAGAAACTGTTAAAGTAAAAAGGCTTAATGGTGAAGGTGCTATAAAAAGAAGAATTATGGATATGGGATTTACCAATGGAGCAGAGGTTTTTGTTAGAAAATTTGCGCCACTAGGAGATCCAATACAAATTAATATAAGAGGTTATGAATTAACCTTAAGAAAAGCAGATGCAAAAATGATTATTGTAGAAAGGTAA
- a CDS encoding calcium/sodium antiporter, with protein MIKVITLFLLGLFLVIKGGDWFVDSSIKIAKLSGLPQIFIGATIVSIATTLPELIVSITATLQNQTIMAVGNGIGSIICNTGLILSLNCIIGKVIIDDNEYTIKYFFLLCSVSALFAFGMDNRICFTESIILFFGFIFYICYNLKVISKIHITKSKEKIRISKNLYKIILFFVFGISFITLGSNLIINNGIKLAEILNVPSSIISLTLISLGTSLPELVTCISSLIKKNAEIGIGNIIGANILNCLLVIGTSGLLKELYIVPHNITVDIPIALILTFILSISLFTKKICKAQGLFMLCIYLSYIILSWNNVVNP; from the coding sequence ATGATAAAAGTTATAACTCTTTTTTTATTAGGTTTATTTCTCGTTATAAAAGGCGGCGACTGGTTTGTAGATTCTTCTATAAAAATAGCAAAATTGTCTGGTTTACCACAAATTTTTATTGGAGCAACTATCGTAAGTATTGCCACAACACTTCCAGAACTAATTGTTTCAATTACAGCAACTTTACAAAATCAAACAATTATGGCTGTCGGCAATGGAATCGGTTCAATAATTTGTAACACTGGTCTTATATTGTCCTTAAATTGTATTATTGGAAAGGTAATAATTGATGATAATGAATATACAATTAAGTATTTCTTTTTATTATGCAGCGTATCTGCATTGTTTGCATTTGGAATGGATAATAGGATATGTTTTACTGAAAGTATAATCTTGTTTTTCGGGTTTATATTTTATATATGCTACAATTTAAAGGTTATTTCAAAAATACATATTACCAAAAGCAAAGAAAAAATAAGAATATCTAAGAATTTATATAAAATTATTTTATTTTTTGTATTTGGTATAAGCTTTATAACATTAGGCTCTAATTTAATTATCAACAACGGTATAAAGCTTGCTGAAATTTTAAATGTTCCATCATCCATAATTAGCTTAACACTTATATCCTTGGGAACAAGCTTGCCCGAACTAGTTACATGTATTTCGTCACTCATCAAAAAAAATGCAGAAATTGGAATAGGTAACATCATAGGTGCCAACATTTTGAACTGTCTACTGGTAATTGGTACTTCAGGGCTACTAAAAGAGCTTTATATTGTTCCTCACAATATAACAGTTGATATTCCTATTGCTCTAATTTTGACTTTTATTTTATCAATTTCATTATTCACAAAAAAAATATGCAAAGCACAAGGATTATTTATGCTCTGCATTTATTTATCATATATTATTTTAAGTTGGAATAACGTTGTTAATCCTTAA
- a CDS encoding UDP-N-acetylglucosamine 1-carboxyvinyltransferase, producing the protein MSKFIIEGGAKLKGKVNISGFKNATLAIIPSTILCKDKCIIENIPMIEDVKVYKEILYSIGAEIEMIDENSMMVDTSNISEINILNELPRKIRGSYYMWGVGLGRFKHVSMPLPGGCAIGDRPFDYHIKGFEALGAKVVIGDDKITLDADRLIGAKIYLDFASVGATINIMMCAVYAEGITTIENAAKEPHIVDTANFLNAMGADIKGAGTDIIRINGVTELKGCTYGVIPDQIEAGTYMIAAAATQGDIIIDGIIPKHLEPITAKLIEMGMGIEEYGDSLRVYYKQKLVPVNVKTLPYPGFPTDLQQPMAVLLSSIEGNSIIEESIYEDRFKYIQELKKMGADIEVNGRIAHIKGKEHLCGSTVKAMDLRAGAALIVAGLVSKGITEITDIHHMDRGYENIENKFMNLGANIKRIKD; encoded by the coding sequence ATGTCAAAATTTATAATCGAGGGTGGAGCAAAACTAAAAGGAAAAGTAAATATTAGTGGATTTAAAAATGCTACATTAGCAATTATTCCATCAACAATTTTGTGTAAGGATAAATGTATTATAGAAAATATACCTATGATAGAAGATGTAAAAGTATATAAAGAAATATTGTATAGTATTGGTGCTGAAATAGAGATGATTGATGAAAACTCTATGATGGTAGATACATCAAATATTAGTGAAATAAATATTTTAAATGAATTACCTAGGAAAATCAGAGGTTCTTACTATATGTGGGGAGTTGGACTAGGTAGGTTTAAACATGTTTCAATGCCTTTACCGGGAGGATGTGCAATAGGAGATAGACCATTTGATTATCATATTAAAGGGTTTGAGGCTTTGGGTGCTAAAGTTGTAATTGGTGATGATAAAATAACTTTAGATGCAGATAGATTAATTGGTGCTAAAATATATCTAGATTTTGCAAGTGTTGGCGCAACAATTAACATAATGATGTGTGCAGTTTACGCAGAAGGAATTACGACTATAGAAAATGCTGCTAAAGAACCACATATAGTTGATACAGCCAACTTCTTAAATGCAATGGGTGCAGACATAAAAGGTGCTGGAACAGACATCATAAGAATAAATGGAGTAACAGAATTAAAAGGGTGTACATATGGTGTAATACCCGATCAAATAGAGGCGGGAACATATATGATTGCTGCAGCAGCAACTCAAGGTGATATAATTATTGATGGTATTATACCTAAACATTTAGAACCAATAACAGCTAAGCTTATTGAAATGGGTATGGGTATAGAGGAGTATGGTGATTCTCTTAGAGTATATTATAAGCAAAAACTTGTACCAGTTAATGTAAAAACATTGCCATATCCGGGATTTCCTACTGATTTACAGCAACCTATGGCTGTGTTGTTATCTTCAATAGAAGGAAATAGTATCATAGAGGAAAGTATATATGAGGATAGATTTAAGTATATTCAAGAACTAAAGAAAATGGGAGCTGATATAGAAGTAAATGGAAGGATAGCACACATAAAAGGTAAAGAGCATTTATGTGGAAGCACAGTTAAAGCGATGGATTTGAGGGCAGGAGCAGCACTTATAGTAGCAGGGCTTGTATCAAAAGGTATAACAGAGATTACTGATATACATCATATGGATAGAGGTTATGAGAACATAGAAAATAAATTTATGAATTTAGGTGCGAATATTAAAAGAATTAAGGATTAA
- the yycI gene encoding two-component system regulatory protein YycI codes for MDWNKSNTILIIAFLIVNIFLFSYTYYDDLLDKKQDTIENESFLQSVEEILETKNITIKCDIPQKIYKRPFLEIEYKIVHPSKKLIEDFLGEYSGLISDDINVYEKNDEKLEIVGGKKIIYSKETPSNIEINNTKSADNIINEFCVEKNIDLSNFIKDFTETKDNTKIVRFVQRYKGYKVENSYIRFYISKGDVIGYEKQFVANISERATVNVVSATEALLRLMVYEDIHDCKITDIEICYYTKENKDFEVINSINVDLVWKVIIDNNKIIYLVSSEY; via the coding sequence ATGGATTGGAATAAGTCAAATACAATTCTAATAATTGCTTTTTTGATAGTTAATATATTTTTATTTAGCTATACTTATTATGATGATCTTCTTGATAAAAAACAAGATACAATTGAAAACGAGAGCTTTTTACAAAGCGTGGAGGAAATACTAGAAACTAAAAACATAACAATAAAATGTGATATACCCCAAAAAATATACAAAAGACCTTTTTTGGAAATAGAATATAAAATAGTTCATCCCAGTAAAAAATTAATTGAAGATTTTTTGGGTGAATACAGTGGTTTGATAAGTGATGATATAAATGTTTATGAAAAAAATGACGAAAAACTTGAGATAGTTGGTGGAAAAAAAATAATTTATAGTAAGGAAACTCCATCTAATATTGAAATAAATAATACAAAAAGTGCGGATAATATAATAAATGAATTTTGTGTCGAAAAGAACATAGATTTAAGCAATTTTATCAAAGATTTCACAGAAACCAAAGATAATACCAAAATAGTTAGATTTGTACAAAGATATAAAGGTTACAAGGTTGAGAACTCTTATATTAGATTTTACATTTCCAAAGGTGATGTGATTGGATATGAAAAGCAATTTGTTGCAAATATAAGTGAAAGAGCAACCGTTAATGTAGTATCAGCTACTGAAGCACTTCTTAGACTAATGGTATATGAGGATATACATGATTGTAAAATTACTGATATTGAAATATGTTACTATACTAAAGAAAACAAAGATTTTGAAGTAATAAACTCAATAAATGTAGACTTGGTGTGGAAAGTAATAATAGATAATAATAAAATTATTTATCTAGTAAGTAGTGAATATTAG